The proteins below come from a single Eremothecium sinecaudum strain ATCC 58844 chromosome II, complete sequence genomic window:
- a CDS encoding HBL189Cp (Syntenic homolog of Ashbya gossypii AER173C; Syntenic homolog of Saccharomyces cerevisiae YBR082C (UBC4) and YDR059C (UBC5)) yields MSLKRITKELNDLGRDPPTSCSAGPVGDDLYHWQASIMGPPDSPYTGGVFFLSIHFPTDYPFKPPKISFTTKIYHPNINANGNICLDILKDQWSPALTISKVLLSICSLLTDANPDDPLVPEIAHIYKTDRAKYEATAKEWTKKYAV; encoded by the coding sequence ATGTCATTAAAACGTATTACCAAGGAATTAAACGATTTGGGCAGAGACCCCCCAACTTCATGCTCCGCTGGCCCCGTCGGTGACGATTTGTACCACTGGCAAGCTTCCATTATGGGTCCACCAGATTCTCCTTATACAGGTGGTGTTTTCTTCTTATCGATTCATTTCCCAACGGATTATCCTTTTAAGCCACCTAAGATTTCCTTTACTACTAAAATATATCATCCTAATATTAATGCGAATGGTAACATTTGTTTAGATATACTAAAGGACCAGTGGTCACCTGCGTTGACTATATCCAAGGTTTTGTTATCTATCTGCTCTTTGTTGACGGACGCCAATCCAGACGATCCATTAGTGCCTGAGATTGCTCATATTTACAAGACGGATAGAGCGAAGTACGAGGCTACAGCGAAGGAATGGACAAAGAAATATGCTGTTTAA
- the SPT7 gene encoding SAGA histone acetyltransferase complex subunit SPT7 (Syntenic homolog of Ashbya gossypii AER172C; Syntenic homolog of Saccharomyces cerevisiae YBR081C (SPT7)), translating into MPKVPIVNYQRSITWSLLKLAESLHNQDIFGQYLSPQQLVVLNHILEIPDVKIKKAIWEQLVRGNVVLNVEKKEESVPVEETQAESDELSDNVATPNSGNKEIEAPNSEELQSETNVTDFSDLDLEELRQNTNGEDFVGNLSLKLRYVLWQFAVDAMTPDETLASDTTEYVLLGDDTDEPAEDDISGESAATNSRGKVTREDDDYDFDEEEEEGQKKEDQENFIVDAKQPGSGNINIEMETDSRGKLVVHLQISKSTLPKLRVNKTQVIVENFSKIYHNLENDRETLLKRLKLEENDKLLEYDKKRKHGDKSSENEDEDNLIDDEPDLKKHRNSISSLPVNLGVNNLSLKHLLATIQENKSKLQISDYELKHLIMEVRKNRSKWASDDKIGQEELYDACEKVVMELRNYTEHSTAFLNKVSKRDAPNYYQIIKKPMDLNTVLKKLKTFQYKSKQQFADDIMLIWKNCLTYNSDPKHFLRAHAIAMQKKSQQLIPFIPDIVVRDRHEVEKELEKEDKDDDEEEEVVGTGRKGGVVRRGVQTIRDDEEDDELPPTVEGKNVPLPERAEINSFGSENTEVSNDQPDASDSSNGSEAAKVGNTAGATKEPAPDLELTKGNLKAQEQEALPDAEEFDEQEEEEDDEDDENEMEVSQNLFEKDNGDDDLELTTWKNLTAKVRAEICMRRSELFKNGKLNSESVAMLRNPARLKDFNLILQEYRGQQKADEGRKANGRGSIMKNGFGAVIKQESSQELLPESQNMGSNLEKDADEIDIDNASLLSEYNVANSYPDIGYKGISNEMLQREEEVMIQYLLNDTKPKQSIFLANKDKGMTPLMNENIKRIYEIRHICHKISLIRMLQKPNQAKSSLLHQRLKHTSIKNDIDLDPVSQLETHDYRNNRQLIWKIMHKNVSKISMSHGFESTEPSAISALTEIAGDYLSNLVKSLKIHRETNSLNRRDPKQMLCMTLLENGINKPDDLFTYIENEFTKKAKKLNDIKTKLNGFLRDLLRPTLQDLSERNFDDESQSFMTGDFSSEITGEDFFGFRELGLEKEFGVLTSSVPLQLLTLQFRSKDAEGKEKDKKIQQDEFENVVYHKVTKESLDSGRYLKLLSPLLFKAYDRCNLYHLKMAKSKNADQVPDNHDSPSFPILEDHELPKSKGAARARLPPTGKIGSNYKKKPIGEAYFLPEEPSESPEQTKKTQNANTTGTNPQDSDPLIDKLFGSPSAEVNDVENGFGLNSASPSGSFSLSLPRVQ; encoded by the coding sequence ATGCCAAAAGTACCGATTGTGAATTACCAGAGGTCTATTACTTGGTCATTATTAAAACTTGCTGAATCGTTGCATAATCAGGATATTTTTGGTCAATATCTTTCTCCACAACAACTTGTAGTTTTAAACCATATTCTAGAGATTCCGGATGTGAAGATAAAAAAAGCGATATGGGAGCAATTGGTGAGGGGAAATGTTGTTCTTAATGTagaaaagaaggaagaaTCTGTCCCTGTGGAAGAAACGCAAGCGGAAAGCGATGAGCTTTCTGACAATGTTGCAACACCGAACTCGGGAAACAAAGAAATTGAAGCTCCTAATAGCGAGGAGTTACAAAGCGAGACGAACGTTACAGATTTTTCTGATTTGGATTTAGAGGAATTGCGTCAAAATACGAATGGTGAGGATTTTGTTGGGAACTTATCGCTGAAGTTGAGATATGTCCTTTGGCAATTCGCTGTGGACGCTATGACTCCAGATGAAACTTTGGCTTCTGACACCACGGAGTATGTGCTTTTGGGTGATGATACCGATGAACCTGCTGAAGATGATATATCAGGAGAATCGGCAGCGACTAATTCTCGAGGGAAGGTGACACGAGAAGATGATGACTATGATtttgatgaagaggaagaagaaggacAGAAAAAAGAAGATCAAGAGAATTTCATAGTTGACGCGAAACAGCCAGGGTCTGGCAATATAAATATAGAGATGGAAACTGATAGTAGAGGAAAGCTGGTGGTTCATCTACAGATATCAAAAAGTACTCTTCCAAAGCTTCGAGTGAACAAAACCCAGGTTATTGTGGAAAATTTTAGCAAGATATACCATAACCTGGAAAATGATCGTGAGACTTTGTTAAAGAGGTTGAAACTGGAAGAGAACGATAAATTATTGGAATACGATAAGAAACGAAAGCATGGTGATAAGTCTTCTGAAAACGAAGATGAAGACAACCTCATTGATGATGAACCAGACCTCAAAAAGCATAGAAATTCTATATCTAGCCTTCCTGTGAACCTAGGGGTGAATAACCTCTCTCTTAAGCATTTATTGGCCACAATTCAGGAAAACAAGTCAAAGTTACAGATATCAGATTATGAACTAAAACATCTAATAATGGAAGTTCGTAAGAATAGATCCAAATGGGCCTCTGATGATAAAATTGGCCAAGAAGAGTTATATGATGCATGTGAAAAGGTGGTTATGGAACTTCGTAACTATACAGAACATTCTACCGCCTTTTTAAATAAGGTTTCTAAGAGGGATGCGCCAAACTACTATcaaattattaaaaaacCGATGGATTTAAACACGGTTCTCAAGAAGCTAAAGACATTCCAGTATAAATCAAAACAGCAGTTTGCAGATGATATCATGTTGATATGGAAGAACTGTTTGACATATAATTCTGACCCGAAGCACTTCCTAAGAGCACACGCAATAGCGATGCAAAAGAAATCTCAGCAACTCATTCCATTTATTCCGGATATTGTTGTAAGAGATAGACACGAAGTAGAGAAAGAGTTAGAAAAGGAGGACAAAGAtgatgacgaagaagaggaagTGGTGGGAACAGGTAGAAAAGGTGGCGTTGTTAGGAGGGGTGTTCAAACTATAAGggatgatgaagaagacgaTGAATTGCCGCCGACCGTTGAAGGTAAAAATGTACCCCTTCCAGAACGAGCTGAGATTAATAGTTTTGGTTCTGAGAATACTGAAGTATCTAATGATCAGCCTGACGCATCTGATAGTTCTAATGGTAGTGAAGCTGCCAAGGTTGGAAATACTGCTGGTGCAACCAAGGAACCTGCCCCGGATTTGGAACTGACCAAAGGAAACCTAAAAGCCCAAGAGCAAGAAGCTTTGCCCGATGCTGAAGAATTTGATGAGcaagaggaagaggaagatgatgaagacgaTGAAAATGAAATGGAAGTATCACAAAACTTATTTGAGAAGGATAACggtgatgatgatttaGAACTTACTACCTGGAAGAATTTAACTGCAAAAGTACGAGCAGAAATTTGTATGCGGAGGTCTGAACTGTTTAAAAATGGGAAGCTAAATAGTGAATCTGTTGCTATGCTGAGAAATCCCGCAAGATTGAAGGATTTCAATCTAATTCTTCAGGAATATAGGGGACAACAGAAAGCCGACGAGGGAAGAAAGGCCAACGGTAGAGGttctataatgaaaaaTGGTTTTGGAGCAGTTATAAAACAAGAAAGTAGTCAGGAGTTATTACCAGAGTCACAGAATATGGGTAGCAATCTAGAAAAGGATGCCGATGAAATTGATATTGATAATGCATCTCTGTTGTCGGAGTACAATGTAGCAAACTCATATCCTGATATAGGGTATAAAGGTATCAGTAACGAGATGCTACAGCgtgaagaagaagttatGATCCAATATCTTTTGAATGATACAAAACCTAAACAGAGTATCTTTTTGGCTAATAAGGATAAAGGTATGACACCGTTGATGAATGAGAACATTAAACGTATCTACGAAATTAGACACATTTGCCATAAGATATCTTTAATTAGAATGTTACAGAAGCCTAACCAAGCCAAATCGTCGCTTCTGCATCAACGTTTGAAGCATACATCAATTAAAAATGATATCGATCTAGATCCCGTTTCTCAACTAGAAACTCATGATTACAGAAATAATAGACAGCTGATTTGGAAAATAATGCACAAGAATGTTTCTAAGATTTCGATGTCACATGGGTTCGAGAGTACTGAGCCCTCTGCAATAAGCGCATTAACAGAAATCGCCGGCGATTATTTGTCAAACTTAGTTAAATCGTTAAAAATACATCGTGAGACCAATTCTTTGAATAGAAGGGATCCTAAACAAATGTTGTGTATGACATTATTGGAAAATGGTATTAATAAACCAGATGACCTTTTCACGTACATTGAAAACGAATTTACAAAGAAAGCCAAGAAACTAAATGACATCAAGACCAAACTGAACGGTTTCCTCAGAGACTTGTTAAGACCAACTCTTCAAGACCTTTCTGAGAGAAACTTCGATGACGAGAGTCAAAGTTTTATGACCGGCGACTTTTCATCAGAGATTACGGGTGAAGATTTCTTTGGCTTCAGAGAATTAGGGTTGGAAAAAGAGTTTGGTGTTCTAACGAGCTCCGTTCCATTGCAGCTTTTGACACTACAGTTCAGAAGCAAAGATGCTGAAGGGAAAGAAAAAGATAAAAAGATTCAGCaagatgaatttgaaaacGTTGTTTATCATAAGGTTACAAAAGAGTCCCTCGATAGTGGTAGATATTTGAAGCTATTGAGTCCATTATTGTTTAAAGCTTATGATCGCTGTAACTTATACCATCTCAAGATGGCTAAAAGTAAAAATGCAGATCAAGTTCCTGACAACCATGATAGTCCATCATTCCCTATATTAGAAGACCACGAGTTACCTAAAAGTAAAGGAGCTGCAAGGGCGAGGTTACCTCCAACTGGCAAAATAGGCTCCAACTATAAGAAGAAACCTATAGGGGAGGCTTATTTCTTACCTGAAGAACCTTCAGAATCGCCTGAACAGACTAAAAAAACGCAAAACGCGAATACGACAGGAACGAATCCGCAGGATTCTGATCCGCTGATAGATAAACTTTTTGGATCGCCAAGTGCTGAAGTTAATGATGTAGAAAACGGCTTTGGTCTGAACTCAGCATCTCCCAGTGGTTCATTCTCGTTGAGTTTACCAAGGGTGCAGTAA
- the TEC1 gene encoding Tec1p (Syntenic homolog of Ashbya gossypii AER177W; Syntenic homolog of Saccharomyces cerevisiae YBR083W (TEC1)), protein MAEDSTTGTFENVFEGSHMQYDGLNKPKRPEDQVEINEGVGKVWARSQTRVFDVFFNDSSSATEPDIFAYESKNKVTDDDKDAEDDNDGDKSGHEPTLINTGQGRCVHLPAAGSGFVSKRSGVKQLRNLSLPLGGAPRETPPSTGARNEFDRRYSTSSTTENSSETGYGISNSLPTPLSTANQGDKWPPQVESAFLLALRAIMKNGTSKIKLREKNYGRNELISLYIKHTCGEYRTKKQISSHIQVWKKSILNKISNNIETNDFEKELLTLIEQGASQTDESLQLFEDTFNEILDAEESNTEVTLSSGRSTPVMTSTFLAHSPTVNPTASSHSSVLGSLGFKKEPSTPLEYAQELYSHLKSYKCVPVNTDGPMYSPSTSVPNASRSAMSALSSSETSREDSQNKIIEAAKEVESQQRRLIEELFQQKSTVKAPCTSPGTATSSHVQTPQGATFSSNGKALNTYYNSQAPQQRFTQSATQNPPYSGWLPRVPTSGSANFKPQNPYGFRQPQTVQQRLQPSPLNNPYFQHKDPLQQRDLSKAAQCRTQYVQQPIQSLQNASNTLSAQNSQHLHMNIHQHDAEQDELHETHQGQGQET, encoded by the coding sequence ATGGCTGAAGATAGTACAACGGGAACGTTTGAGAACGTGTTTGAAGGCAGTCACATGCAGTACGACGGACTGAACAAGCCTAAGAGACCAGAAGATCAGGTGGAAATAAACGAAGGGGTTGGAAAAGTGTGGGCTCGGTCGCAGACTAGAGTATTTGATGTTTTCTTTAACGATAGTTCAAGCGCGACAGAACCCGATATTTTTGCTTATGAGTCTAAAAATAAGGTAACAGATGATGACAAAGATGCAGAAGATGATAATGACGGCGATAAGAGCGGCCACGAGCCTACTCTAATTAATACTGGACAGGGCCGGTGTGTACATTTACCCGCTGCTGGAAGCGGATTTGTGAGCAAACGCTCGGGCGTAAAGCAATTGAGAAATTTATCGTTGCCACTGGGCGGAGCACCAAGAGAAACTCCACCAAGCACCGGTGCTAGGAACGAGTTTGATAGGAGGTATTCGACCTCTTCTACTACCGAGAATTCTTCTGAGACGGGGTATGGGATCTCAAATTCGCTGCCTACGCCGCTGTCTACAGCTAACCAGGGCGACAAATGGCCACCGCAGGTCGAGTCAGCGTTTTTGCTTGCTCTGAGAGCCATTATGAAGAATGGAACTTCGAAAATCAAGCTTCGAGAGAAGAACTATGGCAGAAACGAGTTAATTTCGCTGTATATTAAACACACATGCGGTGAGTATAGGACAAAGAAGCAGATTTCGTCACATATCCAAGTGTGGAAGAAGTCAATTCTGAATAAGATTTCCAACAACATTGAGACGAACGACTTTGAGAAGGAGCTGCTAACTCTAATTGAGCAGGGCGCTTCACAGACAGACGAGAGCTTACAGCTTTTCGAAGATACATTCAATGAAATTCTTGATGCCGAGGAATCTAATACGGAAGTCACTCTGAGTAGCGGGCGTTCTACACCCGTGATGACATCAACGTTTTTGGCACATTCGCCAACGGTAAACCCGACAGCCTCATCGCACTCCAGCGTGCTTGGCTCTCTTGGTTTTAAAAAAGAACCATCAACTCCGTTAGAGTATGCACAGGAACTCTACAGCCATTTGAAGTCTTACAAATGTGTCCCGGTAAATACCGATGGTCCAATGTACTCGCCGTCTACATCTGTACCCAACGCCTCAAGATCTGCGATGTCCGCTTTAAGTTCTTCAGAAACTTCTAGGGAGGATTCTCAAAACAAGATTATCGAGGCCGCGAAGGAGGTTGAGTCACAGCAGAGGAGACTGATTGAAGAACTATTTCAGCAAAAAAGCACAGTAAAGGCACCATGCACATCCCCGGGCACAGCAACTTCTTCGCACGTGCAAACGCCACAAGGAGCTACGTTCTCGTCTAATGGTAAAGCATTGAATACCTACTACAACTCCCAGGCCCCACAACAGCGATTTACGCAGTCTGCTACACAGAATCCTCCTTATTCTGGTTGGCTTCCGCGGGTTCCAACAAGTGGCTCGGCCAACTTTAAGCCTCAGAACCCCTATGGGTTTCGTCAGCCGCAGACAGTCCAACAACGCCTACAACCCTCTCCGCTGAATAATCCTTACTTTCAGCATAAGGACCCCCTACAGCAGCGTGATCTGTCTAAAGCAGCACAGTGTAGAACACAGTACGTGCAGCAGCCGATCCAATCTCTACAGAACGCCTCGAATACGTTAAGCGCCCAAAATTCTCAGCACCTGCATATGAATATTCATCAACATGATGCAGAACAGGATGAGCTGCACGAAACGCATCAAGGCCAGGGACAGGAAACATGA
- the MAK21 gene encoding RNA-binding ribosome biosynthesis protein MAK21 (Syntenic homolog of Ashbya gossypii AER174W; Syntenic homolog of Saccharomyces cerevisiae YDR060W (MAK21)): MSRSKEGGKGLAKELKIPGMSLDLSGLKAKISSKLAGNKNSGNKKSNGKRKGSQNAEQPAKENSEIKETLRREALELGASEQDLKLVEGLSDNDDLSAQEFGEDEGSAEVDKAFQDDLQKMLKGMGFSSMKDAGIIADEEVEVEQQEEEEPEAEEAEEAEEAKQEEKEEPDLLSSGEEDSNQDSEPENEQQEKKKDLGMITETHFVTSDKLIVPADVAWHQVPLDPVLSEPNEPLKPEQIEKLYERAKLALETDNSTYYEEFTKNSSQRKFMSQILSEGTLNDKISAITLLIQESPLHNTKSIDTMLGFCSKKSRNSALQALNAIKDLLLNGLLPDRKLKYFKQQNLSNMLNKRTLAVLYFEDYLKKTFFKILEIMEKLSHDPIIHVRMQVLTHIFDLLTAKPEQEFNLLRLGCNKLGDIDNKVSSKACFKLLSLEQAHPNMKSVIVDAVVDIALKPNADYHTTYYSVLTLNQTIFKKSETDLANKLVKTYFTLFEKFLIQTDVNNKDHQDEAAKTDKSYEQRRKKNFKKGKKGGRSVKNEKTAEDVIEETNAKLFSAILTGLNRAFPFANMSSKVYEAHLDTLFKITHSCNFNTSIQALVLIRQVVTKAELNPDRYYRTLYESLLDPQLANSSKHGLYLNLLYKSIKEDSNIARVDAMVKRLMHVCFNWLNASAVAGMLYLVVQLSKHIPQIRNLLINTPLDHEYASDNDSSSAPTSEPVQYDPRKRDPRFANAEKSSLWEINQFISHYHPTVQAYAEGILSNKELAKPDLGLYTLSHFLDRFVYRNAKQKPVTRGSSIMQPLSGAHTGSLLLRTSDTNHSVDNLPANSIDWLSKKISEIKPDERFFHQYFSTKDVSIRKRSAASGDADADSDMNEDDVWEALVKSKPDVEGEDTDSELNFDDEDFSSMDDDEIQGFSSADDDDNEGLNGQKSQAADSADENDDDINFLLLSDDESTEPRSENQAIETHSPSAIASLKRSKDNNNQEPASAPNNKRRKRTVLGSLPTFADQADYAKYLSDSE; the protein is encoded by the coding sequence ATGAGCAGgagtaaagaaggaggGAAAGGACTTGCCAAAGAACTTAAAATACCAGGAATGTCTTTGGATTTGTCAGGGTTAAAGGCGAAGATTTCGTCAAAACTGGCTGGTAATAAGAATTCGGGGAATAAGAAGTCAAATGGAAAGAGAAAGGGTTCACAAAATGCCGAGCAGCCTGCTAAAGAGAACTCTGAGATAAAAGAGACGCTGCGCCGCGAGGCGCTGGAATTGGGAGCTTCGGAACAAGATTTGAAGCTGGTTGAAGGCTTGAGTGATAACGATGATCTTAGTGCCCAGGAGTTTGGTGAAGATGAGGGTAGTGCTGAGGTAGATAAGGCTTTCCAGGACGATTTACAGAAGATGTTAAAGGGCATGGGTTTCAGTAGTATGAAGGATGCAGGAATTATTGCAGACGAGGAGGTTGAAGTGGAGCAGCAAGAGGAAGAGGAGCCAGAAGCCGAAGAGGCTGAAGAGGCTGAAGAGGCCAAACAGGAGGAGAAAGAGGAGCCTGATCTACTTAGTTCAGGCGAAGAAGACTCGAACCAGGACTCAGAACCGGAAAATGAACAGCAAGAAAAAAAGAAAGACCTAGGAATGATTACTGAGACCCACTTTGTGACAAGTGACAAATTGATTGTTCCAGCAGACGTTGCATGGCACCAGGTGCCTCTAGATCCTGTCCTGAGCGAACCAAACGAGCCACTAAAACCAGAGCAGATTGAGAAGCTATACGAGAGGGCCAAGCTTGCCCTTGAGACTGATAACTCTACATACTATGAGGAGTTCACAAAGAACTCGTCGCAGAGGAAGTTTATGTCCCAAATTTTGTCAGAAGGTACGTTGAACGATAAGATCTCTGCCATAACGTTATTGATCCAGGAGTCGCCGTTGCATAATACCAAATCGATTGACACGATGCTTGGATTTTGTTCAAAGAAGTCTAGAAACTCTGCATTGCAGGCCTTGAATGCGATAAAGGATTTGTTGTTGAATGGGCTCTTGCCAGACAGGAAGTTGAAGTACTTTAAACAACAAAATCTATCAAATATGCTAAATAAACGCACCTTGGCAGTGCTGTATTTCGAGGACTATTTGAAAAAGACCTTCTTTAAGATTCTGGAGATCATGGAGAAGCTATCTCATGATCCTATTATCCACGTGAGAATGCAGGTTCTAACCCACATTTTTGACCTTTTGACTGCTAAGCCAGAGCAGGAATTTAACTTGTTAAGGCTCGGATGTAACAAACTGGGTGACATTGATAACAAGGTTTCATCCAAGGCGTGCTTCAAGCTTTTGAGTCTGGAGCAAGCCCACCCTAACATGAAATCAGTCATTGTTGACGCTGTGGTTGACATTGCATTAAAGCCCAACGCAGACTACCATACCACATACTACTCTGTGTTGACTTTGAACCAGACTATTTTTAAGAAGTCGGAAACAGACTTGGCAAACAAACTAGTAAAGACGTATTTCACTctttttgaaaagtttttAATACAGACAGACGTTAACAATAAGGACCATCAGGACGAGGCTGCCAAGACTGACAAGTCATATGAACAGCGTAGAAAGAAGAATTTCAAGAAGGGTAAAAAGGGTGGACGTTCTGTTAAGAACGAAAAAACTGCAGAAGATGTTATTGAAGAAACAAACGCAAAGCTCTTTAGCGCAATCTTGACAGGTCTAAATAGAGCTTTCCCATTTGCAAACATGTCTTCTAAGGTGTATGAAGCTCACTTGGATACCTTGTTTAAAATCACCCATTCTTGCAACTTTAACACTTCTATTCAGGCACTTGTCCTTATCCGCCAGGTCGTTACTAAAGCAGAGCTGAACCCAGATCGTTACTACCGAACTCTGTACGAATCTCTGCTCGATCCGCAACTGGCCAACTCTTCGAAGCACGGTCTCTACTTGAACTTGCTCTACAAGTCTATCAAGGAAGATTCCAACATAGCCCGTGTAGATGCTATGGTAAAGAGATTAATGCATGTATGCTTTAACTGGCTGAACGCCAGCGCCGTCGCAGGTATGCTTTATCTAGTGGTACAGCTGTCTAAACATATCCCCCAGATTCGCAACCTGCTAATAAACACTCCACTAGATCACGAATATGCCTCTGATAATGACTCATCAAGTGCTCCAACTAGCGAGCCAGTGCAGTACGATCCTAGAAAACGTGATCCTAGGTTTGCAAATGCCGAAAAGTCATCGCTATGGGAAATTAATCAATTTATTTCTCATTATCATCCCACCGTTCAGGCATACGCAGAAGGCATTTTATCGAACAAGGAACTCGCAAAGCCTGATTTAGGACTATACACTTTATCTCACTTCCTTGACAGATTTGTTTATCGTAATGCTAAGCAAAAGCCCGTTACTCGAGGTTCATCCATTATGCAGCCGCTTTCTGGAGCGCACACCGGGTCATTACTTCTACGCACTTCCGATACTAATCATTCGGTTGACAATCTTCCCGCAAACTCTATCGATTGGCTCTCAAAGAAAATATCAGAGATCAAACCCGATGAGCGCTTTTTTCACCAGTACTTCTCGACCAAAGACGTCTCTATTCGGAAACGCTCTGCCGCGTCGGGTGACGCTGACGCTGACAGTGACATGAACGAAGACGATGTCTGGGAAGCGCTGGTCAAATCAAAACCAGATGTGGAGGGAGAGGACACTGACAGCGAACTAAACTTCGACGACGAAGACTTTTCCTCCATGGATGACGACGAAATTCAAGGATTCTCCTCCGCGGATGACGACGATAACGAGGGCTTGAACGGGCAGAAAAGCCAAGCTGCTGACTCCGctgatgaaaatgatgatgacaTAAATTTCCTGTTATTGTCTGATGATGAAAGCACCGAACCACGGAGTGAAAATCAAGCAATCGAAACTCACAGCCCATCGGCCATCGCTTCCCTCAAGCGTTCTAAAGACAATAACAATCAAGAGCCCGCATCTGCACCTAACAATAAGCGCCGAAAACGAACTGTTCTTGGTTCCTTACCTACTTTCGCAGACCAAGCAGATTATGCAAAATACCTTTCGGATAGTGAATAA